In the Populus nigra chromosome 2, ddPopNigr1.1, whole genome shotgun sequence genome, TATGGGCAAGGGGTTAAGTCCTTTACCATGAAATATAAACATAACCTTGCAGTTTTGCAGCAGATGGATGTCCAGCAAGTGTGGTGACAACGTAAAGCCATTGCCTTATcatttcaagggaaaaaaaggaaacagaaaaaaaaaagaacactaCATCCTGCCCTAACAAGAAGACAGGAAGATGAAGAACATCTAACTTTAAGACCTGACATTTGGAGCTTTCTTGATGCAACGTGCTCCAAAGTGTCATCACACAAAGGTGGCCATCATCATTTCCCAGATTCTATGAGAATTTTATGCTTCAAGTTCAAAGTTAGCAATTATCTAGTAATaaacaatctaaaacaaattGGGTTTATGcagtctaaaaaaaaaaggaacaaatacAGGGCCATCCTATTAATACTCACCAaacgaatttttttaaaaaataaataaatcagaatGAACTAGAAGTGTTACCATTGAAGTATTTTCATGACGCATCTTGGCATCTCACCACTTTCAGTCTCCTTCAACGTTACACCTCCGCACAAAACTTCCGCCCCCAGCAACCCTGTCTTCATCCCCGCAACACCAATTCCAACTCTTGTTTTCACATTCATCTTCACCTTCAATTTCTTGCTCGTGAACTGATGAAGAATCTTGGATCCAATTCGATCCTCAATCAGCTCATTGTTCACATTAGTCACGGTTTTCAAACTCGTCGCATTCCCTTTTTCCTGTGTGAACCTAGGCAAGCTCGTCGATCCCAAATTAACTTCTTCGTCTCCCGTTGTAGTTTCCACCTTAGACTCTCCGaaatgatatataattttttcattaggATTCCTAACTTCAATTCTTGCAACCATCTTGGCCTTAAGGTACGTGCCATCTGATTTCTTGGTGACGCTAAAAGTGGGGAATTTAAAAGACTGGAGGTGGAAAACGGGGAGTTTAGGATCGAACCAGATGTAAAATAGACCACCTGAGATTATCAGAAGGAgaatgaaaatgatgaggacAAGGATTAAGTAGAATAAGCATAGACGACACCAATGCCTGGACCGTCTTTTCCTTGGCTGGAATGAAGGAGGCACTAATGTCTTTGTAGGTAGCGGTCTCCGGGCAGATTTTACCGGGTGATTGGGGTCTCTGTAACCTGGTGGTCTTGGGAGAACTGGCTTCATTGGTTTGTCTGCCATTAATTATAATGTTGAATTTTGATTCTTCTGTTTGTCAAGAAATTGACCATTAATCAAAATAACGATTTACCGACAGCAAGAAAGACTAGCTAGGACTTAAATTCAAAGTCCAAATAGATTGAGCAATACATCGTGAAACTGAAGCAGTCCCAGTTTCTAAACAAGATTCATCAGAGTGAAAATGTGCTAAGAATTGAAGATGAATTGTAGACATGCAAAGAGGCAAAATTACCTTGATAGAGAAATGGCAGGAGTAATGTTGATCAagttaatttcttcaaaatctggGGCATGGAGAGATCTGCAGTGGGAtctaagaaaatgaattttttctgAGATCATTAATTAGAGAAGGAAAGTCGAATTTTGAACATTGGATCACGAGGACAGAGTCACTCTTAAATATGGAAAgcgagagagagggagagagtagGATGGGGGTGTTGTCTCTTGTAGAAGCTTTGTGGTATCGATGGCAGGAATTCAGCATGCAAGATACACGCGCGGCGTTGCACGTGCTGACATGGCGGGAAGGTTTTTGACATTTTGTAGTTTTTTACTAAACTGGTGGCCGGACTATGCCGTGGGAAAAgaaagattaatataaaaaaatgctcaGTTACTGTGAATGTATTTTTTAGAAGCAAGAAAAGCTTGTGATAACGTAGTTCactcaatttgttttattgaattatatgaTGTGATAAAACAACCatggtaaataaattaaaatttaaaaaataataatcatgatGACATGCTCAATACAATgcctattaatattataaaaacatttatataatcTTGCTTGATAAGAAAGctaaaatcaaatgaattttgataaataacatataaagcatatctttaattaatattaaaatataaaaaaatacattaattaataaactattgaaggacaaaacaataaaaaatattcatttttaaaaaaaaaactgcatctgaattttagattgttttaaatgagctattgaaattaattttgttaaatctACCATCAATATTAGATCTTCACACCAAGCTAACCAGGACTGGTCAAAAAGTCTAAGGCTAGATCAAGCTAGCATATTACCATCGATCACGCATCTAAAACTGTTGTTGGTGGTTTTCATGTTAGCTTGCTTGGAGCATCTCCTACGAAATATGTTACTTTAAgagctaaattaataaaataatactttaaataatataaatatgactttttaattatgtatattctaataaaaaaacaatttttaaagctAATTGTAGTAGAGTAAGAAAAAtaagtgttttaatttttttttaatgagtttgatgtttttttttccatgtgacTTTATTAAATtagcttatttttttgttgtccgttgattttagattttttaagagatatatagaaataatatttgTGGGGAAGAAAAGATATTTTGGCATTTTTTTAACACCCCTTGACATATAAAACAagcataaaaaagttaaataatattttttaatttttagttttttatttagcaTGTGAGTTTCTCATTAAACGAGCCAAATTACTTATATCCatcatgaaaattttttttggagGGTGATTGTATTAGAatcttgatttataattataattgatgatattttttaatagttaatttaaaattttaacgatgctatataatatttaaattgttagtgtt is a window encoding:
- the LOC133681796 gene encoding uncharacterized protein LOC133681796; amino-acid sequence: MADKPMKPVLPRPPGYRDPNHPVKSARRPLPTKTLVPPSFQPRKRRSRHWCRLCLFYLILVLIIFILLLIISGGLFYIWFDPKLPVFHLQSFKFPTFSVTKKSDGTYLKAKMVARIEVRNPNEKIIYHFGESKVETTTGDEEVNLGSTSLPRFTQEKGNATSLKTVTNVNNELIEDRIGSKILHQFTSKKLKVKMNVKTRVGIGVAGMKTGLLGAEVLCGGVTLKETESGEMPRCVMKILQWIIIR